In Arthrobacter sp. B3I4, the following proteins share a genomic window:
- the uvrC gene encoding excinuclease ABC subunit UvrC, with the protein MANPASYRPRTGEIPTNPGVYRFRDPHGRVIYVGKAKNLRSRLNSYFANPSGLLPKTHAMVHTASSVEWTVVGSELESLQLEYTWIKEFKPRFNVMFRDDKSYPYLAVTMGEKYPRVQVLRGERRKGTRYFGPYTAGAIRDTMDTLLRVFPVRSCSAGVFKRAEASGRPCLLGYIDKCAAPCVGRISPEDHRGLAEDFCAFMGGEAKRFVSRLEKDMAAAVAKLDYERAARVRDDIVALKKVFERNAVVLAEDTDADVFALHEDELEAAVQVFHVRGGRIRGQRGWVVEKVEDTTTPDLVEHLLQQVYGEEGENQGRLPREVLVPAEPSNAEELGQWLSGLRGARVDIRVPQRGDKAALLSTVRDNAEHALKLHKSRRAGDITVRSQALQELQEALDLPVALLRIECFDISHVQGTNVVGSMVVVEDGLPKKSDYRKFSVTGAAANDDTAAMHDVLTRRFRHYLDDQAAQAAAAAKPAHQAALEAATAAVLADTTTPAPRAKFAYPPNLVVVDGGKPQVNAAARALAELGIDDVFVVGLAKRLEEVWLPDSDFPVILPRASAGLYLLQRIRDEAHRFAITFHRQKRGKAMTVSALDGVPGLGDSKRKALLNQFGSVKSIKAASVEELTAAKGIGPALAGAIVRHFSAGDEADGPAAPAINMTTGEILET; encoded by the coding sequence GTGGCAAATCCAGCTAGTTACCGTCCCCGGACCGGGGAGATCCCGACCAACCCGGGCGTGTACCGCTTCCGCGACCCGCACGGGCGGGTCATCTATGTGGGCAAGGCCAAAAACCTCCGCTCCCGGCTGAACTCCTACTTTGCCAACCCCTCCGGCCTGCTGCCCAAGACCCACGCGATGGTGCACACCGCCAGCAGCGTGGAATGGACCGTCGTCGGCAGCGAACTGGAATCCCTCCAGCTCGAGTACACCTGGATCAAGGAATTCAAGCCGCGGTTCAACGTCATGTTCCGCGACGACAAGTCCTACCCCTATCTCGCCGTCACAATGGGGGAGAAGTACCCCCGGGTGCAGGTCCTGCGCGGGGAACGGCGCAAGGGCACCCGGTACTTCGGCCCGTACACGGCCGGGGCTATCCGCGACACCATGGACACCCTGCTCCGGGTCTTCCCGGTCCGCAGCTGCAGCGCCGGGGTCTTCAAACGCGCCGAAGCCAGCGGCCGGCCCTGCCTGCTGGGCTACATCGACAAATGCGCCGCGCCCTGCGTGGGCCGGATCTCGCCGGAGGACCACCGCGGCCTGGCCGAGGACTTTTGCGCCTTCATGGGCGGCGAAGCGAAGCGCTTCGTGTCCCGGCTGGAAAAGGACATGGCCGCCGCCGTGGCGAAACTCGATTACGAACGCGCCGCCCGCGTCCGCGACGACATCGTCGCGCTGAAGAAAGTGTTCGAACGCAACGCGGTGGTCCTGGCCGAGGACACCGACGCCGACGTCTTCGCCCTGCACGAGGACGAACTGGAAGCCGCGGTCCAGGTCTTCCACGTCCGCGGCGGCCGGATCCGGGGCCAGCGCGGCTGGGTCGTCGAAAAAGTCGAAGACACCACCACCCCGGACCTGGTCGAACACCTGCTCCAGCAGGTCTACGGCGAAGAGGGCGAGAACCAGGGCAGGTTGCCCCGGGAGGTGCTGGTCCCGGCAGAACCGAGCAACGCCGAGGAGCTTGGCCAGTGGCTCAGCGGGCTGCGCGGCGCGCGGGTGGACATCCGGGTGCCGCAGCGCGGCGACAAGGCCGCCCTGCTCTCCACCGTGCGGGACAACGCCGAACACGCCCTCAAACTGCACAAGTCCCGGCGCGCCGGCGACATCACCGTGCGCTCCCAGGCCCTGCAGGAGTTGCAGGAGGCGCTGGACCTTCCTGTCGCACTGCTGCGGATCGAGTGCTTCGACATTTCCCACGTCCAGGGCACCAACGTGGTCGGTTCCATGGTGGTGGTCGAGGACGGCCTGCCCAAGAAATCCGACTACCGCAAGTTCTCGGTCACCGGCGCCGCCGCAAACGACGACACCGCGGCCATGCACGACGTACTGACGCGCCGCTTCCGGCACTACCTCGACGACCAGGCGGCGCAGGCCGCGGCTGCGGCGAAACCGGCACACCAGGCGGCGCTGGAGGCCGCTACCGCCGCGGTCCTGGCGGACACGACGACGCCGGCCCCGCGGGCGAAGTTCGCCTACCCGCCCAACCTGGTCGTCGTCGACGGCGGCAAGCCCCAGGTCAATGCGGCGGCGCGCGCCCTGGCGGAACTGGGCATCGACGACGTCTTCGTCGTGGGACTCGCCAAGCGCCTCGAAGAGGTGTGGCTGCCGGACAGCGACTTCCCGGTGATCCTGCCGCGCGCCTCCGCCGGGCTGTACCTGCTCCAGCGGATCCGCGACGAAGCCCACCGCTTCGCCATCACCTTCCACCGGCAAAAGCGTGGCAAGGCCATGACCGTTTCCGCCCTCGACGGCGTCCCTGGCCTCGGCGACTCCAAGCGCAAGGCGCTGCTGAACCAGTTCGGCTCGGTGAAGAGCATCAAGGCCGCCAGCGTCGAGGAACTCACCGCCGCCAAGGGCATCGGCCCCGCCCTGGCCGGTGCCATCGTCCGGCACTTCAGTGCCGGGGACGAGGCGGACGGACCGGCGGCGCCTGCGATCAACATGACGACCGGCGAAATCCTCGAAACTTAG
- a CDS encoding 1-acyl-sn-glycerol-3-phosphate acyltransferase, giving the protein MAMFDAIRWTTRGLISSTCRPTVIGLENVPAEGPFIVAPNHLSFLDSVIVQALMPRPVAFFAKAEYFTTGGAKGRMMKSFFEAVGSIPVERGEQAASVQALKTLLDILEAGKGVGIYPEGTRSRDGILYRGRTGVGWLALTTGAPVIPVGLIGTENLQPADSNKVRPQHFTMKVGEPLYFDRTGPDHSLPARRQVTDRIMDAIAELSGQQRATTYNQSKSVD; this is encoded by the coding sequence TTGGCAATGTTTGACGCGATCCGCTGGACGACGCGCGGGCTCATTTCCTCGACCTGCCGTCCCACCGTGATCGGCCTCGAGAACGTGCCCGCCGAGGGCCCCTTCATCGTGGCGCCGAACCACCTCTCCTTCCTGGACAGCGTGATCGTCCAGGCCTTGATGCCCCGCCCGGTGGCCTTCTTCGCCAAGGCGGAGTACTTCACCACAGGCGGCGCCAAAGGCCGGATGATGAAATCGTTCTTCGAGGCCGTGGGCTCCATCCCGGTGGAGCGCGGCGAACAGGCGGCGAGCGTCCAGGCCCTGAAGACGCTGCTGGACATTCTCGAGGCCGGCAAGGGCGTCGGAATCTACCCGGAAGGCACCCGGTCCCGGGACGGCATCCTGTACCGCGGCCGCACCGGCGTCGGCTGGCTCGCCCTCACCACGGGCGCCCCGGTCATCCCGGTGGGCCTGATCGGTACCGAAAACCTGCAGCCGGCGGACAGCAACAAGGTCAGGCCGCAGCACTTCACCATGAAGGTCGGCGAGCCGCTCTACTTCGACCGCACCGGCCCGGACCACTCGCTGCCCGCGCGGCGCCAGGTCACCGACCGGATCATGGACGCCATCGCCGAACTCAGCGGCCAGCAGCGGGCCACCACGTACAACCAGAGCAAGAGCGTCGACTGA
- the uvrA gene encoding excinuclease ABC subunit UvrA: MPKAVAEEPAVDIQPLAMPVPAEKTATRRPSGPASPGAELVRPDLSRLVVKGAREHNLRNVDLDLPRDAMIVFTGLSGSGKSSLAFDTIFAEGQRRYVESLSAYARQFLGQVDKPDVDFIEGLSPAVSIDQKSTSKNPRSTVGTITEIYDYMRLLWARVGRPHCPVCGEPVTKQTPQQIVDQLLELPDGTRFQVLAPVVRGRKGEFVDLFKELTAKGYSRARVDEKLIQLSDPPKLGKQFKHTIEVVVDRLVVKEGISQRLTDSVETALGLAEGRVLAEFVDLDADDPERIRAFSEHLACPNEHPLAIDEIEPRSFSFNNPFGACSACSGIGTKLEVDEELLIPNPELSLSEGAIAPWSLGTATTEYWNRLLSGLAKDIGFSMTTPWEKLSKDARQTVLHGKDHKVVVQYRNRFGRERKYSTGFEGVVQYVHRKHTETDSDSARDRYEEYMRQVPCPACNGARLNPASLSVLINGKSIAEVAGLPMRECARFLDTLVLTGREAQIAHQVLKEIQARLTFLLDVGLEYLNLERPSGTLSGGEAQRIRLATQIGSGLVGVLYVLDEPSIGLHQRDNRRLIETLTRLRDLGNTLIVVEHDEDTIQEADWVVDIGPGAGEHGGKVVHSGSYQDLLKNTESLTGDYLSGRKSIAVPKKRRKYDKKRELKVVGAKENNLLNVDAAFPLGLFTAVTGVSGSGKSTLVNEILYKVLANKLNGAKQVAGRHKSIQGLEHLDKVVHVDQSPIGRTPRSNPATYTGVFDHIRKLFAETTEAKVRGYQPGRFSFNVKGGRCEACSGDGTLKIEMNFLPDVYVPCEVCHGARYNRETLEVHYKGKTIADVLNMPIEEGAEFFAAFSPIARHLRTLVDVGLGYVRLGQPATTLSGGEAQRVKLAAELQKRSNGRSIYVLDEPTTGLHFEDIRKLLMVLQGLVEKGNTVITIEHNLDVIKSADWIVDLGPDGGSGGGRIVASGTPEQVAKSKDSHTAAFLAEILS; the protein is encoded by the coding sequence GTGCCTAAAGCCGTAGCTGAAGAACCCGCCGTCGATATCCAGCCCCTTGCCATGCCGGTACCGGCCGAAAAAACGGCCACCCGCCGGCCCTCCGGCCCCGCCTCACCGGGTGCGGAGCTGGTCCGCCCCGACCTCTCCCGCCTGGTCGTTAAGGGCGCGCGGGAACACAACCTGCGCAACGTCGACCTGGACCTGCCCCGCGACGCCATGATCGTCTTTACCGGCCTGTCCGGTTCCGGGAAGTCATCGCTGGCCTTCGACACCATCTTCGCTGAAGGCCAGCGGCGCTACGTCGAGTCGCTCTCGGCGTACGCCCGCCAGTTCCTGGGCCAGGTGGACAAACCCGACGTCGACTTCATCGAAGGCCTGTCACCGGCGGTGTCCATCGACCAGAAATCCACCAGCAAGAATCCGCGCTCCACGGTGGGCACGATCACCGAGATTTATGACTACATGCGCCTGCTGTGGGCCAGGGTGGGACGCCCGCACTGCCCGGTCTGCGGTGAACCGGTCACCAAGCAGACCCCGCAGCAAATCGTCGACCAGCTCCTCGAACTGCCCGACGGCACCCGCTTCCAGGTCCTGGCGCCGGTGGTGCGCGGCCGCAAGGGCGAGTTCGTCGATCTCTTCAAGGAGCTGACCGCCAAGGGCTACTCCCGGGCCAGGGTGGACGAAAAACTGATCCAGCTCAGCGACCCGCCGAAGCTCGGCAAGCAGTTCAAGCACACCATTGAGGTGGTGGTGGACCGCCTCGTGGTCAAGGAAGGCATCAGCCAGCGCCTGACCGACTCGGTGGAAACCGCCCTCGGCCTGGCCGAGGGCCGCGTGCTGGCCGAATTCGTCGACCTGGACGCGGATGACCCGGAGCGGATCCGGGCGTTCTCCGAACACCTCGCCTGCCCCAATGAGCACCCGCTCGCGATCGACGAGATCGAGCCGCGTTCCTTCTCCTTCAACAACCCCTTCGGCGCCTGCTCCGCCTGCTCCGGCATCGGCACCAAGCTCGAGGTCGATGAGGAACTCCTCATCCCCAACCCGGAGCTGTCCCTGTCCGAGGGCGCCATCGCACCGTGGTCGCTCGGCACCGCCACCACCGAGTACTGGAACCGGCTGCTCAGCGGACTGGCGAAGGACATCGGCTTCTCCATGACCACCCCGTGGGAGAAGCTTTCCAAGGATGCGCGGCAGACCGTGCTGCACGGCAAGGACCACAAGGTCGTGGTGCAGTACCGCAACCGCTTCGGCCGGGAGCGCAAATACAGCACCGGCTTCGAGGGCGTGGTCCAGTATGTGCACCGCAAGCACACCGAGACCGATTCGGACTCCGCCAGGGACCGCTATGAGGAGTACATGCGGCAGGTCCCGTGCCCGGCCTGCAACGGTGCCCGCCTGAACCCGGCGTCGCTGTCGGTCCTGATCAACGGCAAATCCATCGCCGAGGTCGCCGGACTGCCGATGCGCGAATGCGCCCGCTTCCTGGACACCCTGGTCCTCACCGGCCGCGAGGCCCAGATCGCGCACCAGGTGCTCAAGGAAATCCAGGCCCGCCTGACCTTCCTGCTCGACGTCGGCCTGGAGTACCTCAACCTCGAACGGCCCTCCGGCACGCTGTCCGGCGGCGAGGCGCAGCGCATCCGCCTCGCCACCCAGATTGGTTCCGGGCTCGTCGGCGTCCTTTACGTCCTCGACGAGCCCTCGATCGGCCTGCACCAGCGCGACAACCGCCGCCTGATCGAGACCCTCACCCGGCTCCGCGACCTCGGCAACACCCTGATCGTGGTGGAGCACGACGAGGACACCATCCAGGAAGCCGACTGGGTCGTGGACATCGGACCCGGCGCCGGCGAGCACGGCGGCAAGGTCGTGCACTCCGGCTCCTACCAGGACCTGCTGAAGAACACCGAATCGCTGACCGGTGACTACCTGTCCGGCCGAAAGTCCATCGCGGTGCCCAAAAAGCGCCGCAAGTACGACAAGAAGCGTGAACTGAAGGTCGTCGGCGCCAAGGAAAACAACCTCCTCAACGTCGACGCCGCCTTCCCGCTGGGGCTGTTCACCGCCGTGACCGGCGTCAGCGGCTCGGGCAAATCCACCCTGGTCAACGAGATCCTCTACAAGGTGCTCGCCAACAAGCTCAACGGCGCCAAGCAGGTCGCCGGCCGGCACAAGAGCATCCAGGGCCTCGAGCACCTGGACAAGGTGGTGCACGTCGACCAGAGCCCGATCGGCCGCACCCCGCGCTCCAACCCGGCCACCTACACCGGTGTCTTCGACCACATCCGGAAACTCTTTGCCGAGACCACCGAAGCGAAAGTCCGGGGCTACCAGCCCGGCCGGTTCTCCTTCAACGTCAAGGGCGGCCGCTGCGAAGCCTGCTCCGGCGACGGCACGCTGAAGATCGAGATGAACTTCCTGCCGGACGTGTACGTGCCGTGCGAGGTGTGCCACGGCGCCCGGTACAACCGCGAAACACTCGAGGTCCACTACAAGGGCAAGACCATCGCGGACGTGCTGAACATGCCGATCGAGGAAGGCGCGGAGTTCTTCGCGGCGTTCTCACCCATCGCCCGGCACCTGCGCACCCTGGTCGACGTCGGGCTCGGCTACGTGCGGCTCGGCCAGCCGGCCACCACCCTGTCCGGCGGCGAGGCGCAGCGCGTGAAGCTGGCCGCCGAGCTGCAGAAGCGTTCCAACGGCCGCAGCATCTACGTGCTCGACGAGCCCACCACCGGGCTGCACTTCGAGGACATCCGCAAACTGCTGATGGTCCTGCAGGGCCTGGTGGAAAAGGGCAACACCGTCATCACGATCGAGCACAACCTCGACGTCATCAAGAGCGCTGACTGGATCGTGGACCTCGGGCCCGACGGCGGCTCCGGCGGCGGCCGGATCGTCGCCTCCGGCACGCCCGAGCAGGTGGCCAAGTCAAAGGACAGCCACACCGCGGCGTTCCTCGCCGAAATCCTCAGCTAA
- a CDS encoding GntR family transcriptional regulator, whose protein sequence is MTSDANRTRPFPGNWKPNAESSVPLFEQLRLHIIERADDGTLAPGTRLPAVRSLAAGLGVAPHTVARAYKELEAAGVVATQGRNGTVVCARDEAWGSLAAAAAQFASAAQAQGASFAEAVQLLAAAYDRH, encoded by the coding sequence GTGACATCGGACGCGAACCGGACCCGGCCGTTCCCCGGCAACTGGAAACCCAACGCCGAAAGCTCGGTGCCGCTGTTCGAGCAGCTCCGGCTCCATATCATCGAGCGGGCCGACGACGGCACCCTCGCGCCGGGGACGAGGCTCCCGGCGGTCCGCAGCCTCGCAGCCGGGCTTGGCGTCGCGCCGCACACCGTGGCGCGCGCCTACAAGGAGCTGGAAGCTGCCGGAGTCGTGGCCACGCAGGGCAGGAATGGCACTGTTGTGTGCGCCCGGGACGAGGCGTGGGGTTCCCTCGCGGCCGCCGCGGCGCAGTTCGCCAGCGCCGCCCAAGCCCAGGGCGCCAGCTTCGCCGAGGCGGTCCAACTGCTGGCCGCCGCCTACGACCGGCACTGA
- a CDS encoding ABC transporter ATP-binding protein, translating to MAAALAATCGFAALNVAAPKYLGDATDVVVKSVVGGTFDEQKLGLLLLAVALMYLGASLFSWIQGALTATAVQRLSYGLRAAVERKLHVLPFSHFDDQHRGDVLSRATSDVDNVSQALNQLLNQLIMSVLMLSGALAMMVWLSPLLALVALASVPLSTWITVLVARKSQAHFTEQWASTGTLHSHLEEFFTGHEVIKAFGRQDAAAATFADSNHRLFRAASSAQYLSGVVQPLMIFVSNLNYIAVAVIGALQVIAGAMTVGGVQAFIQFSRLFSQPMGQIGGMLTLMQSCLASADRVFGLLDAPEIPDDAGIYDGAAGIPDDAAGIPDDAAGIPAGAAGIPAGTVRPSGRAGGSAGSAPGRVTFERVSFGYRAGDPVVQDLSFVVEPGQTVAIVGHTGAGKTTVVNLLMRFYELDGGRITVDGADIAGLPRDRLRSVFGTVMQEAWLFTGTIRENIEYGRPGASDAEITAAAQASHVDQFVRALPAGYATVLGNDGDSLSRGQRQLISIARTHLAGRSILILDEATSSVDSRTEVQIREAMTALRQGRTSFVIAHRLSTVRDADLILVMDHGRIAEQGNHQELMASRGVYTELYRAQFAGREQPEGILEPEL from the coding sequence ATGGCCGCCGCGCTTGCCGCGACCTGCGGCTTTGCTGCCCTGAACGTCGCGGCACCCAAATACCTCGGGGACGCCACCGACGTCGTGGTGAAAAGCGTGGTGGGCGGGACCTTTGACGAACAGAAGCTCGGCCTCCTGCTGCTCGCGGTGGCGCTGATGTACCTGGGCGCCTCGCTGTTCAGCTGGATCCAGGGTGCGCTGACCGCGACGGCCGTGCAGCGGCTCAGCTACGGGCTGCGCGCCGCGGTGGAACGGAAACTGCATGTGCTGCCGTTCAGCCATTTCGACGACCAGCACCGCGGGGACGTGCTGAGCCGGGCCACCAGCGACGTCGACAACGTCTCCCAGGCCCTCAACCAACTGCTGAACCAGCTGATCATGTCGGTGCTGATGCTCTCCGGCGCCCTCGCCATGATGGTCTGGCTGTCCCCGCTGCTGGCCCTGGTGGCGCTGGCCTCGGTTCCGCTCTCCACCTGGATCACCGTGCTCGTGGCGCGGAAATCACAGGCCCATTTCACCGAACAGTGGGCCAGTACCGGCACCCTGCACTCACACCTCGAAGAGTTCTTCACCGGGCACGAGGTGATCAAGGCCTTCGGGCGGCAGGACGCCGCCGCGGCAACCTTTGCGGACAGCAACCACCGGCTCTTCCGGGCAGCGTCCAGCGCCCAGTACCTGTCCGGCGTCGTGCAGCCCCTGATGATCTTCGTTTCCAACCTTAACTACATCGCGGTCGCGGTGATCGGTGCGCTGCAGGTCATCGCCGGTGCCATGACTGTCGGCGGTGTGCAGGCCTTCATCCAGTTCAGCCGGCTCTTCAGCCAGCCGATGGGCCAGATCGGCGGGATGCTCACCCTGATGCAGTCCTGCCTGGCTTCCGCCGATCGAGTCTTTGGATTGCTGGACGCCCCGGAGATCCCCGACGACGCGGGAATCTACGACGGCGCCGCGGGAATCCCCGACGACGCCGCGGGAATCCCCGACGACGCCGCGGGAATCCCGGCCGGCGCCGCGGGAATCCCGGCCGGCACCGTGCGCCCCAGCGGGAGAGCCGGGGGGAGTGCCGGCTCGGCTCCCGGCCGCGTCACCTTTGAACGGGTGAGCTTCGGCTACCGCGCCGGCGACCCCGTGGTGCAGGACCTCTCCTTCGTCGTCGAACCCGGCCAGACCGTGGCGATCGTAGGCCATACGGGGGCCGGCAAGACCACGGTGGTCAATTTGTTGATGCGCTTCTACGAACTGGACGGCGGCCGGATCACGGTCGACGGCGCGGACATCGCCGGGCTGCCGCGGGACCGGCTCCGGTCCGTCTTCGGGACCGTGATGCAGGAAGCCTGGCTCTTCACCGGCACCATCCGGGAAAACATCGAATACGGCCGGCCCGGCGCCAGCGACGCCGAGATCACCGCCGCGGCGCAGGCAAGCCACGTTGACCAGTTCGTCCGTGCCCTGCCGGCCGGCTACGCGACGGTGCTGGGCAACGACGGTGACTCGCTCAGCCGCGGCCAGCGCCAGCTCATTTCGATTGCCCGCACGCACCTGGCCGGCCGGAGCATCCTGATCCTCGACGAAGCGACCAGCTCCGTGGACAGCCGCACGGAAGTGCAGATCCGGGAGGCGATGACCGCGCTGCGGCAGGGCAGGACAAGCTTCGTGATCGCGCACCGTTTGTCCACGGTCCGGGACGCTGATCTAATTCTCGTTATGGACCACGGACGGATTGCCGAACAGGGGAACCACCAGGAGCTGATGGCCTCCCGGGGGGTATACACGGAGCTTTACCGCGCCCAGTTCGCCGGCCGCGAACAACCCGAGGGCATTCTGGAGCCGGAACTGTGA
- a CDS encoding ABC transporter ATP-binding protein — MLPRLLGRLLSPHRTTVLAIACLQLVQTTANLLLPTLNAAVIDDGIVAGNTAEILRLGGWMAGVAALQVAAAVAAGYLGAVVAMRVGRELRQELFATVQTFSSQDMSVFGAHSLVTRATNDVTQIQNLTVLVFTMLVAAPASFLGGIALAVHQDLPLAGIVLAVIPVLAVIMVLIVRRLIPLYRQGQDLIDRTGRVLREQIIGAHVIRGFVRQDHEIRRFDAANKELTRNNLDSALLVAGMNPMIMVVVNLSSVAVVWFGGHRIQAGDMRLGALTAFIAYILQILIAIMMAMYVLTTAPRAAACAERIQAVLATVPSIGSPAATGSPSATRSPPATGSREPDGAPRAQSPAPAGTVEFRGVAFAYPGAEAPVLAGVSFTAAPGTTTAIVGATGSGKTTLLNLLPRLLDPTAGTISIGGRDVRSLPLASLRSLIALVPQHSYLFSGTVAENLRVGGPDAGEAELWRVLEAAQAADFVRDLAGGLDAPVSQGGTNFSGGQRQRLCIARALLRPGPVYVFDDSFSALDYGTDRRLRGALERLLLGATLLVVAERVSSIVDADLILVLEDGQLVAQGTHEALLESSPTYQAIAASQLVVEETL, encoded by the coding sequence GTGCTGCCAAGACTGCTGGGTCGGCTGCTTTCTCCCCACCGAACGACCGTCCTGGCCATCGCGTGCCTGCAGCTCGTCCAGACCACGGCGAACCTCCTGCTTCCCACCCTGAACGCCGCCGTCATTGACGACGGCATCGTCGCGGGGAACACCGCGGAGATCCTGCGGCTGGGTGGTTGGATGGCCGGCGTCGCGGCGCTTCAGGTGGCCGCCGCCGTCGCCGCCGGCTACCTCGGCGCCGTCGTCGCGATGCGCGTCGGCCGGGAGTTGCGCCAGGAGCTGTTCGCCACGGTGCAGACGTTCTCCTCACAGGACATGAGCGTCTTCGGGGCGCACAGCCTCGTCACCCGGGCCACCAACGACGTCACCCAGATCCAGAACCTCACCGTCCTGGTCTTCACCATGCTGGTTGCGGCGCCTGCGAGCTTTTTGGGCGGGATCGCCCTGGCGGTACACCAGGACCTGCCGCTGGCGGGGATCGTGCTCGCGGTGATCCCCGTGCTCGCCGTCATCATGGTCCTCATCGTGCGCCGGCTCATCCCGCTCTACCGGCAGGGCCAGGACCTGATCGACCGGACCGGCCGCGTGCTCCGGGAACAGATCATCGGCGCCCACGTCATCCGCGGCTTCGTCCGGCAGGACCACGAGATCCGCCGCTTTGACGCTGCCAACAAGGAGCTCACCCGGAACAACCTGGACTCCGCGCTGCTGGTCGCCGGCATGAACCCGATGATCATGGTGGTGGTCAACCTGTCCTCCGTCGCAGTGGTCTGGTTCGGCGGCCACCGGATCCAGGCCGGGGACATGCGCCTGGGTGCCCTCACCGCGTTCATCGCCTACATCCTGCAGATTCTGATCGCCATCATGATGGCCATGTACGTCCTCACGACGGCGCCGCGTGCTGCCGCCTGCGCCGAACGCATCCAGGCTGTCCTGGCCACCGTGCCCTCAATCGGCAGTCCGGCCGCCACCGGGAGCCCGTCCGCCACTCGGAGCCCGCCCGCGACCGGGAGTCGGGAACCGGACGGCGCCCCGCGTGCGCAGAGCCCCGCGCCTGCCGGCACTGTGGAGTTCCGCGGCGTGGCGTTCGCCTACCCGGGGGCAGAGGCTCCGGTCCTGGCCGGAGTCAGCTTCACCGCCGCGCCGGGAACCACGACGGCGATCGTCGGCGCCACTGGCAGCGGCAAAACCACGCTGCTGAACCTGCTGCCGCGGCTGCTGGATCCGACGGCAGGCACCATCAGCATCGGCGGCCGCGACGTCCGTTCGCTGCCGCTGGCGTCGCTGCGCAGCCTGATTGCCCTCGTTCCACAGCACTCCTACCTTTTCTCCGGGACGGTGGCGGAGAACCTGCGGGTCGGCGGCCCGGACGCGGGCGAGGCAGAGCTGTGGCGCGTGCTGGAGGCAGCCCAGGCCGCCGACTTCGTCCGGGACCTGGCCGGGGGACTCGACGCTCCGGTCAGCCAGGGGGGCACCAACTTCTCCGGCGGCCAGCGGCAGCGCCTGTGCATCGCCCGGGCGCTGCTGCGGCCGGGTCCCGTCTACGTCTTTGATGACAGCTTCTCCGCCCTGGACTACGGCACCGACCGGCGCCTGCGCGGCGCGCTGGAACGGCTGCTCCTCGGGGCCACGTTGCTGGTCGTCGCCGAGCGGGTCTCCAGCATCGTGGATGCGGACTTGATCCTGGTGCTGGAGGACGGGCAGCTGGTCGCGCAGGGCACCCACGAGGCGCTGCTGGAGTCCTCGCCGACCTACCAGGCCATCGCCGCCTCGCAGCTCGTTGTGGAGGAAACCCTGTGA
- a CDS encoding trans-aconitate 2-methyltransferase, giving the protein MQWDPAKYVQFGNYRDRPFFDLTGRVHAEAPGRVVDLGCGPGNLTATLAARWPDAAVQGLDSSAEMLEKAGRLAAGNLSFGAADIAAWMPAPDTDVVVTNAALQWVPGHRELLPRWLEALRPDAWFALQVPGNFSAPSHSLMRGLADSDEWAGRLAGVLRHDGAVAEPADYLALMLDAGCEADAWETTYLQLLPGRDPVLEWVRGTGLRPVLAALSAEEAERFEADYARLLTEAYPPGAHGTVFPFRRIFAVARKRG; this is encoded by the coding sequence ATGCAGTGGGACCCAGCCAAGTACGTACAGTTCGGGAACTATCGGGACCGGCCGTTCTTCGACCTGACCGGCCGGGTCCACGCGGAGGCCCCGGGGCGCGTCGTCGACCTCGGCTGCGGGCCGGGCAACCTGACCGCAACGCTCGCGGCCCGCTGGCCGGACGCCGCGGTGCAGGGGCTCGACTCCTCCGCAGAGATGCTTGAAAAGGCCGGCCGGCTAGCAGCCGGGAACCTCTCCTTCGGCGCCGCGGATATCGCCGCCTGGATGCCGGCTCCGGACACCGATGTGGTGGTCACGAACGCCGCCCTGCAATGGGTGCCGGGGCACCGGGAGCTGCTGCCGCGCTGGCTCGAGGCACTGCGCCCCGACGCCTGGTTCGCGCTGCAGGTCCCGGGAAACTTCAGTGCCCCTTCCCACTCGCTGATGCGCGGCCTGGCTGACTCGGACGAGTGGGCCGGACGCCTGGCCGGCGTGCTGCGCCACGACGGCGCCGTCGCCGAACCCGCAGACTACCTCGCCCTGATGCTCGACGCCGGCTGCGAGGCCGACGCCTGGGAGACCACGTATCTTCAGCTGCTGCCGGGACGCGACCCGGTCCTTGAGTGGGTGCGGGGCACCGGGCTCCGGCCGGTGCTGGCGGCGCTCTCAGCCGAGGAAGCCGAAAGGTTCGAGGCGGACTACGCACGGCTGCTCACCGAGGCCTACCCGCCGGGAGCCCACGGAACCGTGTTTCCCTTCCGGCGGATCTTCGCGGTCGCCCGGAAGCGCGGCTAG